A region of Amyelois transitella isolate CPQ chromosome 19, ilAmyTran1.1, whole genome shotgun sequence DNA encodes the following proteins:
- the LOC106132775 gene encoding uncharacterized protein LOC106132775 isoform X2 encodes MELVQFAKELFQNAAEQVASYRIGQTILRQLDRALWVVEKCARWAVPPPLDQDEHPQPELIRPLPWVFFLTLLVVLRVTRESISLINLVRGKPPLRSADVVMYIQGKRRYLRTLKYQGNRIMRARTSSAQPPQGWMSRIQSLFEVTMCFRGRQSQYGNNNTSTNNEELLVVKRSKRTREPSTSGTGETSMERVIEKMMVDLGADSDEDSSYTLTNANTVRSDRSESPDSYRDAAFLNDTGDTQDEASPIKTDPSPVKSDNGTPINNSPQKESPKANGRAVSAHNKKRGSHVERRDANAPVTTKADMS; translated from the exons ATGGAGCTGGTGCAATTCGCCAAAGAGTTGTTCCAGAATGCGGCTGAGCAGGTGGCCAGCTACAGGATAGGGCAGACGATCCTGAGGCAGCTAGACCGCGCTCTTTGGGTCGTGGAGAAGTGTGCGAGATGGGCTGTCCCACCTCCAT TGGATCAAGACGAGCACCCCCAACCGGAGCTGATCCGGCCCCTGCCCTGGGTCTTCTTCCTGACACTGCTGGTAGTACTCCGCGTCACCAGGGAGTCCATATCGCTCATCAACCTCGTGAGGGGCAAACCTCCACTGAGATCTGCAGACGTG gtGATGTACATCCAAGGCAAGCGCCGCTACCTGCGCACGCTCAAGTACCAGGGGAACCGCATCATGCGCGCGCGCACGTCGAGCGCGCAACCGCCGCAGGGCTGGATGTCCCGGATTCAGTCCCTGTTCGAGGTCACCATGTGCTTTAGGGGACGCCAATCGCAGTACGGCAATAATAATACGAGCACCAACAATGAAGAGTTGCTC GTTGTAAAAAGAAGCAAGCGAACCCGCGAGCCTTCCACTTCTGGCACCGGCGAGACCAGCATGGAGCGGGTCATAGAGAAGATGATGGTGGACCTCGGCGCTGACTCCGACGAGGACTCCAGTTACAct CTCACAAACGCGAACACCGTACGAAGCGACCGTTCAGAATCGCCTGACTCGTACCGAGACGCTGCCTTTCTCAACGATACGGGCGACACGCAAGACGAGGCCTCCCCCATCAAAACCGACCCGTCCCCGGTCAAATCCGATAACGGAACACCGATAAACAACTCGCCGCAAAAAGAAAGCCCCAAAG CCAACGGCAGAGCGGTGAGTGCCCACAACAAAAAAAGAG GGAGTCACGTTGAGAGGCGAGATGCCAACGCGCCCGTAACGACGAAAGCGGACATGTCCTAA
- the LOC106132663 gene encoding uncharacterized protein LOC106132663 isoform X2 codes for MVKNIIFVDILRQKDIETFYEACQRHRDYYRGYPKAHHPLVYFKEPQYSFQCPEEMTVTYLSFPMYHVKYKQPLVLPSETGRTSNLPALPDRTLAGRFNKAACKAYIR; via the exons atggttaaaaatattatatttgttgatattttgCGTCAAAAAGATATAGAAACATTTTATGAG GCTTGTCAACGACATAGAGATTACTATAGAGGCTATCCTAAAGCCCATCATCCTTTGGTGTATTTCAAAGAACCGCAGTACAGCTTCCAGTGTCCGGAAGAAATGACTGT GACCTACTTGTCGTTCCCTATGTACCATGTGAAGTACAAGCAGCCCCTAGTGCTGCCGAGCGAGACCGGCCGCACTAGCAACCTGCCCGCGCTTCCAGACCGCACGCTCGCCGGGCGATTCAATAAGGCCGCTTGCAAGGCATACATTCGATAA
- the LOC106132775 gene encoding uncharacterized protein LOC106132775 isoform X1, with the protein MELVQFAKELFQNAAEQVASYRIGQTILRQLDRALWVVEKCARWAVPPPLDQDEHPQPELIRPLPWVFFLTLLVVLRVTRESISLINLVRGKPPLRSADVVMYIQGKRRYLRTLKYQGNRIMRARTSSAQPPQGWMSRIQSLFEVTMCFRGRQSQYGNNNTSTNNEELLVVKRSKRTREPSTSGTGETSMERVIEKMMVDLGADSDEDSSYTLTNANTVRSDRSESPDSYRDAAFLNDTGDTQDEASPIKTDPSPVKSDNGTPINNSPQKESPKGIATTEKPCDADDITLEKQSHQDAKGHEFGSPKIESQMLLESEKRSPNKTRASPKSEQKIANGRAVSAHNKKRGSHVERRDANAPVTTKADMS; encoded by the exons ATGGAGCTGGTGCAATTCGCCAAAGAGTTGTTCCAGAATGCGGCTGAGCAGGTGGCCAGCTACAGGATAGGGCAGACGATCCTGAGGCAGCTAGACCGCGCTCTTTGGGTCGTGGAGAAGTGTGCGAGATGGGCTGTCCCACCTCCAT TGGATCAAGACGAGCACCCCCAACCGGAGCTGATCCGGCCCCTGCCCTGGGTCTTCTTCCTGACACTGCTGGTAGTACTCCGCGTCACCAGGGAGTCCATATCGCTCATCAACCTCGTGAGGGGCAAACCTCCACTGAGATCTGCAGACGTG gtGATGTACATCCAAGGCAAGCGCCGCTACCTGCGCACGCTCAAGTACCAGGGGAACCGCATCATGCGCGCGCGCACGTCGAGCGCGCAACCGCCGCAGGGCTGGATGTCCCGGATTCAGTCCCTGTTCGAGGTCACCATGTGCTTTAGGGGACGCCAATCGCAGTACGGCAATAATAATACGAGCACCAACAATGAAGAGTTGCTC GTTGTAAAAAGAAGCAAGCGAACCCGCGAGCCTTCCACTTCTGGCACCGGCGAGACCAGCATGGAGCGGGTCATAGAGAAGATGATGGTGGACCTCGGCGCTGACTCCGACGAGGACTCCAGTTACAct CTCACAAACGCGAACACCGTACGAAGCGACCGTTCAGAATCGCCTGACTCGTACCGAGACGCTGCCTTTCTCAACGATACGGGCGACACGCAAGACGAGGCCTCCCCCATCAAAACCGACCCGTCCCCGGTCAAATCCGATAACGGAACACCGATAAACAACTCGCCGCAAAAAGAAAGCCCCAAAGGTATTGCTACTACAGAAAAACCATGCGACGCCGACGATATAACATTAGAAAAACAATCGCACCAAGATGCGAAAGGACACGAATTCGGCTCGCCCAAAATTGAGTCTCAAATGCTGCTCGAGAGTGAGAAACGGTCGCCGAACAAAACGCGAGCGTCTCCGAAGAGCGAGCAGAAAATCG CCAACGGCAGAGCGGTGAGTGCCCACAACAAAAAAAGAG GGAGTCACGTTGAGAGGCGAGATGCCAACGCGCCCGTAACGACGAAAGCGGACATGTCCTAA
- the LOC106132664 gene encoding uncharacterized protein LOC106132664 isoform X1 — protein sequence MESLDESNCRSMSDSFSLYERYLRSFNVVDNLNEEVNPREPTSTNCDYESSNSGSNIDLSDAPSTVTDKNKLCDRPEHPLINSTTCHSLGLNKSYLQSDLCLKAESSSSLAVSLLDNSSATADNCLLNEKSDPVDVPVSSDDSKPEIFKQPMFITSTMENSNNAVDSVPMFRDVRSAENVFKLPISELSFNGTIKHVKKLKPIVDPITALTSNNGLVNMDDKSTDYQAYLARVEDIEPVSETGCNVVSSDDHSSSDMRAEIEKTNESTGDSQYEECKKEVQREEGSNTKWNSEQSHSSLEESFDSGVRSPDLFSDEDEEVSHPQPEAEPFWNFLKDFEVYEKKKVKKIEQTLQGVLPPPSITTLKIDVTEMLKKYYCFLPAFSEDVKVDASKVNSATPTKRVSFVQIPTETESTLDSDKMTIRMKSTDSVKSASDLDTSASDKSVNIKMGSEIEALDTAWPEILKCRYYDVYYNVTTYSEKFELLARRYSERFVGAETDTSVCIYSGGLQSPSSACKRKALRLKMAQAKSPGRRLSHLARRRQAFCTAATIERQASTKMVLIDKNFFPHRKLINTSERKSPRLRRTPGKKTPGKKTPAKTPKTRSGGSSKKKAMRRLLMDQDTLTRSQPTRETLKRALFISPENRKSVPVASSSVPLQAMRSKRALFGSPELAQTKSSDGSSSDQFLKRKRDALDDVPETSRSKIAKSLSFGGDNIGNSSHMTINRRASEMFMSKNTTQLNENHKKKLLWAVTEALRAHGWSMSSPGFREKASALARLTKKLLTLPPHAARLASPHLSTSETMLKLARRYVFAIIQERSVDDCFKEEQTKLSNETNTKVTGYISATAYQQMKARQAASTSQIKENYNTVAVKPEQPRSNSKNILQDKLVNIDSDSNSNNSDMSMIDKANLGIFKSNSMPSFEEAAKMRARRQISFDNVEFPKR from the exons ATGGAATCGCTTGACGAATCGAATTGTCGCTCAATGagcgatagtttttctttatatgAACGTTATTTGAGAAGTTTCAATGTGGTAGATAATTTGAACGAAGAAGTAAATCCTAGAGAGCCAACCTCAACTAATTGTGATTACGAAAGCTCCAACAGTGGAAGCAATATTGACTTGTCAGACGCTCCTTCTACTGTTACTGACAAAAACAAACTCTGTGACAGACCTGAACAtccattaataaattcaacaaCGTGTCATAGTTTAGGTTTAAATAAGAGTTATTTGCAAAGTGATTTGTGTCTCAAAGCTGAATCGAGTTCGTCCCTAGCGGTGTCGCTGCTCGATAACTCCTCTGCTACTGCTGATAACTGCCTTCTGAACGAGAAATCCGATCCGGTAGATGTGCCAGTGTCATCTGACGATTCAAAACCTGAGATTTTTAAACAACCCATGTTCATAACCTCTACTATGGAGAATAGTAACAACGCCGTCGACAGTGTGCCTATGTTCCGTGACGTGAGGAGTGCAGAGAATGTGTTTAAATTACCAATTAGTGAGCTATCCTTCAATGGCACTATAAAACATGTGAAAAAGTTAAAGCCTATTGTGGATCCCATCACAGCATTGACTTCGAATAATGGATTAGTGAACATGGATGATAAATCTACTGACTATCAGGCATATTTGGCCAGAGTAGAAGATATTGAGCCTGTTAGTGAAACAGGGTGCAATGTTGTGTCATCAGATGATCATAGCAGCAGTGATATGAGGGCTGAGATTGAGAAAACAAATGAAAGCACAGGTGACTCACAGTATGAAGAATGTAAGAAAGAAGTCCAAAGAGAAGAGGGTAGCAACACTAAGTGGAACTCAGAACAGAGTCATTCATCATTGGAGGAATCTTTTGACAGTGGAGTGCGGTCCCCAGACTTGTTTTCTGATGAAGATGAGGAAGTGTCACACCCACAACCTGAAGCCGAACCTTTTTGGAATTTCCTAAAAGACTTTGAAGTTTATGAGAAAAAGAAAGTAAAGAAGATTGAG CAAACTCTTCAAGGTGTGTTACCCCCTCCTTCCATCACTACTCTGAAGATTGACGTGACGGAAATGCTCAAGAAATACTACTGTTTTCTGCCGGCATTTAGTGAAGATGTTAAAGTTGATGCTTCCAAAGTCAACTCGGCAACTCCAACAAAACGAGTTTCTTTTGTTCAGATTCCAACTGAAACTGAGTCAACACTAGACAGTGATAAGATGACAATAAGAATGAAAAGTACAGATAGTGTAAAATCCGCATCGGACTTAGATACTAGTGCAAGTGACAAAAGTGTCAATATTAAGATGGGTAGTGAAATAGAAGCATTGGACACGGCCTGGCCTGAAATATTGAAATGCAGATATTATGATGTTTA ttacAATGTGACAACCTACTCTGAGAAGTTTGAATTGCTCGCCCGTCGGTACAGTGAGAGGTTTGTTGGGGCTGAGACAGACACAAGCGTTTGCATTTACTCCGGAGGCCTGCAGTCTCCAAGCAGTGCATGCAAAAGGAAGGCTCTAAGATTAAA GATGGCGCAGGCGAAGTCTCCAGGTCGCCGGCTGTCCCACCTGGCGCGCCGTCGGCAAGCGTTCTGCACTGCCGCCACCATCGAAAGGCAGGCCTCAACCAAGATGGTGCTCATTGATAAGAA TTTCTTCCCACACAGAAAGCTGATCAACACTTCAGAAAGAAAAAGCCCACGGCTCAGACGCACCCCCGGGAAGAAGACTCCAGGGAAAAAGACGCCCGCCAAAACACCCAAGACACGCAGTGGAGGCTCTAGTAAAAAGAAAGCTATGCGACGCTTACTGATGGACCAGGACACATTAACTAGGTCACAACCAACACGGGAAACCCTAAAAAGGGCCTTATTTATAAGCCCAGAGAATAGAAAGTCAGTCCCAGTTGCAAGTTCATCAGTGCCTCTTCAAGCAATGAGGTCGAAGCGCGCATTATTTGGTTCACCAGAGTTGGCTCAGACAAAGAGCTCAGATGGCTCATCGAGTGATCAGTTTTTGAAGCGAAAGCGCGACGCTTTAGATGATGTACCGGAGACCAGTAGAAGCAAAATTGCCAAAAGTCTGTCTTTTGGCGGCGATAATATTGGCAATTCGTCGCATATGACCATAAACCGTCGCGCCTCGGAAATGTTCATGTCGAAAAATACCACCCAGTTGAACGAGAATCATAAGAAg AAACTACTATGGGCGGTGACGGAAGCCCTACGCGCCCACGGCTGGAGCATGTCTTCGCCAGGGTTCCGGGAGAAGGCGTCCGCGCTCGCTCGCCTCACTAAGAAGCTGCTTACGCTGCCTCCCCACGCCGCTAGGCTGGCCTCACCACACCTTTCCACGTCGGAGACTATGCTCAA ACTCGCGCGCCGATACGTGTTCGCGATAATCCAAGAACGCTCCGTCGACGATTGCTTTAAAGAGGAGCAAACGAAACTCAGCAACGAAACCAACACCAAAGTGACCGGCTACATCTCGGCCACTGCTTACCAACAAATGAAAGCACGACAGGCCGCCAGCACTTCACAGATCAAAGAGAACTACAACACTGTAGCTGTAAAACCAGAACAGCCAAGAAGCAACTCGAAAAATATCCTACAAGACAAATTAGTAAATATCGACTCGGACTCAAATTCTAATAATAGTGATATGAGCATGATCGATAAAGCTAATCTAGGCATATTCAAATCTAATTCGATGCCTTCCTTTGAGGAAGCCGCAAAGATGAGGGCGCGGAGACAGATTAGTTTTGACAATGTGGAGTTTCCAAAGAGGTGA
- the LOC106132663 gene encoding uncharacterized protein LOC106132663 isoform X1 — protein MSCLENILFVDNGRQDEIETFYEACQRHRDYYRGYPKAHHPLVYFKEPQYSFQCPEEMTVTYLSFPMYHVKYKQPLVLPSETGRTSNLPALPDRTLAGRFNKAACKAYIR, from the exons atGAGTTGTCTggagaatattttatttgtagataATGGAAGGCAAGATGAAATCGAAACATTTTATGAA GCTTGTCAACGACATAGAGATTACTATAGAGGCTATCCTAAAGCCCATCATCCTTTGGTGTATTTCAAAGAACCGCAGTACAGCTTCCAGTGTCCGGAAGAAATGACTGT GACCTACTTGTCGTTCCCTATGTACCATGTGAAGTACAAGCAGCCCCTAGTGCTGCCGAGCGAGACCGGCCGCACTAGCAACCTGCCCGCGCTTCCAGACCGCACGCTCGCCGGGCGATTCAATAAGGCCGCTTGCAAGGCATACATTCGATAA
- the LOC106132664 gene encoding uncharacterized protein LOC106132664 isoform X2 encodes MESLDESNCRSMSDSFSLYERYLRSFNVVDNLNEEVNPREPTSTNCDYESSNSGSNIDLSDAPSTVTDKNKLCDRPEHPLINSTTCHSLGLNKSYLQSDLCLKAESSSSLAVSLLDNSSATADNCLLNEKSDPVDVPVSSDDSKPEIFKQPMFITSTMENSNNAVDSVPMFRDVRSAENVFKLPISELSFNGTIKHVKKLKPIVDPITALTSNNGLVNMDDKSTDYQAYLARVEDIEPVSETGCNVVSSDDHSSSDMRAEIEKTNESTGDSQYEECKKEVQREEGSNTKWNSEQSHSSLEESFDSGVRSPDLFSDEDEEVSHPQPEAEPFWNFLKDFEVYEKKKVKKIEQTLQGVLPPPSITTLKIDVTEMLKKYYCFLPAFSEDVKVDASKVNSATPTKRVSFVQIPTETESTLDSDKMTIRMKSTDSVKSASDLDTSASDKSVNIKMGSEIEALDTAWPEILKCRYYDVYYNVTTYSEKFELLARRYSERFVGAETDTSVCIYSGGLQSPSSACKRKALRLKMAQAKSPGRRLSHLARRRQAFCTAATIERQASTKMVLIDKKKLINTSERKSPRLRRTPGKKTPGKKTPAKTPKTRSGGSSKKKAMRRLLMDQDTLTRSQPTRETLKRALFISPENRKSVPVASSSVPLQAMRSKRALFGSPELAQTKSSDGSSSDQFLKRKRDALDDVPETSRSKIAKSLSFGGDNIGNSSHMTINRRASEMFMSKNTTQLNENHKKKLLWAVTEALRAHGWSMSSPGFREKASALARLTKKLLTLPPHAARLASPHLSTSETMLKLARRYVFAIIQERSVDDCFKEEQTKLSNETNTKVTGYISATAYQQMKARQAASTSQIKENYNTVAVKPEQPRSNSKNILQDKLVNIDSDSNSNNSDMSMIDKANLGIFKSNSMPSFEEAAKMRARRQISFDNVEFPKR; translated from the exons ATGGAATCGCTTGACGAATCGAATTGTCGCTCAATGagcgatagtttttctttatatgAACGTTATTTGAGAAGTTTCAATGTGGTAGATAATTTGAACGAAGAAGTAAATCCTAGAGAGCCAACCTCAACTAATTGTGATTACGAAAGCTCCAACAGTGGAAGCAATATTGACTTGTCAGACGCTCCTTCTACTGTTACTGACAAAAACAAACTCTGTGACAGACCTGAACAtccattaataaattcaacaaCGTGTCATAGTTTAGGTTTAAATAAGAGTTATTTGCAAAGTGATTTGTGTCTCAAAGCTGAATCGAGTTCGTCCCTAGCGGTGTCGCTGCTCGATAACTCCTCTGCTACTGCTGATAACTGCCTTCTGAACGAGAAATCCGATCCGGTAGATGTGCCAGTGTCATCTGACGATTCAAAACCTGAGATTTTTAAACAACCCATGTTCATAACCTCTACTATGGAGAATAGTAACAACGCCGTCGACAGTGTGCCTATGTTCCGTGACGTGAGGAGTGCAGAGAATGTGTTTAAATTACCAATTAGTGAGCTATCCTTCAATGGCACTATAAAACATGTGAAAAAGTTAAAGCCTATTGTGGATCCCATCACAGCATTGACTTCGAATAATGGATTAGTGAACATGGATGATAAATCTACTGACTATCAGGCATATTTGGCCAGAGTAGAAGATATTGAGCCTGTTAGTGAAACAGGGTGCAATGTTGTGTCATCAGATGATCATAGCAGCAGTGATATGAGGGCTGAGATTGAGAAAACAAATGAAAGCACAGGTGACTCACAGTATGAAGAATGTAAGAAAGAAGTCCAAAGAGAAGAGGGTAGCAACACTAAGTGGAACTCAGAACAGAGTCATTCATCATTGGAGGAATCTTTTGACAGTGGAGTGCGGTCCCCAGACTTGTTTTCTGATGAAGATGAGGAAGTGTCACACCCACAACCTGAAGCCGAACCTTTTTGGAATTTCCTAAAAGACTTTGAAGTTTATGAGAAAAAGAAAGTAAAGAAGATTGAG CAAACTCTTCAAGGTGTGTTACCCCCTCCTTCCATCACTACTCTGAAGATTGACGTGACGGAAATGCTCAAGAAATACTACTGTTTTCTGCCGGCATTTAGTGAAGATGTTAAAGTTGATGCTTCCAAAGTCAACTCGGCAACTCCAACAAAACGAGTTTCTTTTGTTCAGATTCCAACTGAAACTGAGTCAACACTAGACAGTGATAAGATGACAATAAGAATGAAAAGTACAGATAGTGTAAAATCCGCATCGGACTTAGATACTAGTGCAAGTGACAAAAGTGTCAATATTAAGATGGGTAGTGAAATAGAAGCATTGGACACGGCCTGGCCTGAAATATTGAAATGCAGATATTATGATGTTTA ttacAATGTGACAACCTACTCTGAGAAGTTTGAATTGCTCGCCCGTCGGTACAGTGAGAGGTTTGTTGGGGCTGAGACAGACACAAGCGTTTGCATTTACTCCGGAGGCCTGCAGTCTCCAAGCAGTGCATGCAAAAGGAAGGCTCTAAGATTAAA GATGGCGCAGGCGAAGTCTCCAGGTCGCCGGCTGTCCCACCTGGCGCGCCGTCGGCAAGCGTTCTGCACTGCCGCCACCATCGAAAGGCAGGCCTCAACCAAGATGGTGCTCATTGATAAGAA AAAGCTGATCAACACTTCAGAAAGAAAAAGCCCACGGCTCAGACGCACCCCCGGGAAGAAGACTCCAGGGAAAAAGACGCCCGCCAAAACACCCAAGACACGCAGTGGAGGCTCTAGTAAAAAGAAAGCTATGCGACGCTTACTGATGGACCAGGACACATTAACTAGGTCACAACCAACACGGGAAACCCTAAAAAGGGCCTTATTTATAAGCCCAGAGAATAGAAAGTCAGTCCCAGTTGCAAGTTCATCAGTGCCTCTTCAAGCAATGAGGTCGAAGCGCGCATTATTTGGTTCACCAGAGTTGGCTCAGACAAAGAGCTCAGATGGCTCATCGAGTGATCAGTTTTTGAAGCGAAAGCGCGACGCTTTAGATGATGTACCGGAGACCAGTAGAAGCAAAATTGCCAAAAGTCTGTCTTTTGGCGGCGATAATATTGGCAATTCGTCGCATATGACCATAAACCGTCGCGCCTCGGAAATGTTCATGTCGAAAAATACCACCCAGTTGAACGAGAATCATAAGAAg AAACTACTATGGGCGGTGACGGAAGCCCTACGCGCCCACGGCTGGAGCATGTCTTCGCCAGGGTTCCGGGAGAAGGCGTCCGCGCTCGCTCGCCTCACTAAGAAGCTGCTTACGCTGCCTCCCCACGCCGCTAGGCTGGCCTCACCACACCTTTCCACGTCGGAGACTATGCTCAA ACTCGCGCGCCGATACGTGTTCGCGATAATCCAAGAACGCTCCGTCGACGATTGCTTTAAAGAGGAGCAAACGAAACTCAGCAACGAAACCAACACCAAAGTGACCGGCTACATCTCGGCCACTGCTTACCAACAAATGAAAGCACGACAGGCCGCCAGCACTTCACAGATCAAAGAGAACTACAACACTGTAGCTGTAAAACCAGAACAGCCAAGAAGCAACTCGAAAAATATCCTACAAGACAAATTAGTAAATATCGACTCGGACTCAAATTCTAATAATAGTGATATGAGCATGATCGATAAAGCTAATCTAGGCATATTCAAATCTAATTCGATGCCTTCCTTTGAGGAAGCCGCAAAGATGAGGGCGCGGAGACAGATTAGTTTTGACAATGTGGAGTTTCCAAAGAGGTGA